Genomic segment of Nitrospirota bacterium:
GATGCCCTGATCATCTCACACGACCATTCCGACCACGCGCGTTACGCAGGTGTATATCAGAGGAAGTTCGGCCTGCCGGTCTTTATCACGCCGAAGACACTTGAAAAGGCAAATGAAAGAAACGGGTTGGGACGTCTGGACAATATCAACTGCTTTCGATCAGGAGAAATACTTCATTTCAACGGTGTGTCCATTCAGACCATCCCCTGCCCTCACGACGGGGTTGACGGCGTGGCATTTGTTGTCGCCTCCAGCAAAAAACAATTAGGCATATTGACAGACCTCGGACATGTATTTAAGGACCTCGTTTCAGCAATGGCATCGCTTGATGCGGTCTTCATTGAGAGCAATTATGACCCGGTGATGCTTGAAAGGGGGCCTTATCCCGCTTTTCTTAAAAGAAGGATACGGGGATTTCAGGGACACCTCTCCAATGCCGAAGCTGCTGAACTGCTTCTTCAGTCCGGCAGCCGCCTGAAATGGGCCTGCCTTGCCCATATCTCCGAGAACAACAACACTCCTGCCACAGCCCTCAGGACACACCAGAAAATTGTGGGTGAACGCCTAACCTTATACACCGCAAGCCGCTACAAGGCAACAGGGATATTCAGTTTGTAGTTTTACAATCAGCGATTTTCTTGTTCGATCTGCTTGAATGGTTTAGACGATCACAACCGAGTCTTTGGAGCCTTCATCATTGCGGACGAACCTGTCGGCATACCAGTCATTCTCCCAGCGCTGGCCGTCGATAAGATATTTAAATCTGTATCTTCTCTTGCAGAACAGCTCCAGGGTTATGACAAAGTCTCCGTTGTCGAGCCTGGTCATGGGCGACTTTGAAGCGTCCCAGTTATTAAACTCTCCCGCAAGCGCGACATTCTGTGAATTCTTTGCCATCTCCTTCAGCAGCCTGAAGGTGACCTTGCACTTTTTGCCGTCCCCGTTATACTGTTTTATAAAGCCCAATTTGTTCGGCAGCAGTAAAGCCTTCTTGTTTTTCTTTTCGGCTTCCTTATGGATCTTATATTCCCAGTCACAGTTGTACATATCGATCTCCGGGACATTTGAGGCGGAGAAGATCTTTGCCAGCGCTTCTTCCTGAACTGCCTTATCTTTCATCCTGAACTTGACCCCCGCGGAACATCTTTTCCCGTCCTGGTTCTTCCATAAAACATCGCCGGACAGTGAAACAGAGTCCCCTTTGCCCGGGAGGCCGATGAGCAGCTCCAGGTTTTCGTACATAATGAACTTGAAATCATCCGCATCCAGACCGAGGCCTTCGCATGAAATATTTGTCGTTACCCCGGTGGCGTAATCCGTGGCGCCGTATGTGGGCCTGAATATTACCCCGAGCTGCATGTCGAATCTCCTGAACTTTCTTTTGGTCTCTGGCATCGCTTCTCCGTGGTTAAATAGAAGACAGACATTCAGAAGACAGAAGCAAGACTACAAACTCCTTGCAAAGCCGGCGATCATGGCTGCTATCTCATCTGCTTCTGCTGTTAATCTGTCAAAATCACTTCGTTCACAATAAAATAGTTTTAAAGAAATTTCAAGACATGTCATTACTTCATAGATTGTGCTTCTTCATTGTCCCCCCCCTTTTTTTTCTGTCTTCTGCCAGTCTGCCTTCTGTCTTCTCCTTTCAGATCGTCTGTATATATTCGTTGACCTCTGACCTGACCCGTGCCGCAACGTCCTTTGTCGCGTCGGACAGCGCCTTCATGTTTTCCCATTTAATAGTGAAGACATAGTTGTAAATAAAATAATTTCTGAAGGACAGGTAGCCGGTCAATATCTGGAAAAGGTCCGGCGGCAGGATGCCGATCTCGCTGGATTTCCTGAGCACCTTTTCATGCCATTCAGGGGAATCCTGCACATCGAGTTTGTCAAAAAGCAGCATCTGCTTCAGGACCTTTTCAATGCCGCTGTATATATTTACGATAAAGGTCGCTATTGCCGCCTGCTCTGAAAACGTATACCCGGATTTTCCCGGCGAATAGATGGAAAAAAGTTCGCCGACAACCCTGTCTATGTTTGCGAATTCCTGCTCAAGGTATTTCTGAAGCTCATCTATTGTCATATTCCCTCCTAGACAAAGAAAAGTCCAAAGTAACAAAGGCACAGAGGCACAAAGGAATGAGAAAGCTTTGCGCCTTTGCTTCTCTATGACTCTGGACCTTCTTTATTCATTACAGCCTCCCAGATTTTATAATAGATATCAGCAGCCTTATTCCAAGCAGAAAGGCCACTAAAAATCCTATGGCCCCGATTGTCGGCAGGCCGAAGATCCTGCCGCCGATGTCCATATTGGATTGTATCAGCATTGACGAGCCCACGATAATGGCCGCGACAACTATGCTGAATGCGAGCCGGTTGCTTGAACGGTCTATGTCCCGTATCAGTTTATCCATCCCCACCGGGTTGATATTGATGCCTACCTCATCCCTGAGGGATTTTCTCAATAGCCTGTTTATCTGCTTCGGCGTATCAAACAGCAGGCGGCTCACGTCCGACAGGTTATCTTTTGCCTTCTCAAAAATGCCCTTTGGGCTCAGGCGTTTTTTTATCAGCTTTGCCGCGTAAGGGGCGGCGTATGTTATGGCATTGAAGCCGGGATCAAGCTGCCTGCCTATATTATCAAGGATCATGATGGTTTTGTTTATCAGCATCAATTCCGATGGCACCCTGAGCCCGTGTTTTATGACGAGATGAGTGAACAGCTCCAGATATTCCGGGAAATTCACCTCAGAGATCGTGAGGTCATAAAGGGGCTCTACGATATCAACGAGGTCTCTCTTCAGCGCCCTTTTGAATTCATCAAGGTCTACATCACCCGCCACCAGCCCCATGTCAATGTATATATCAATGAGGGCGTCAAACTTCCTGTTGTAAAGCGCAAGAAACGCCCCGGCGATGTTCTCCATCATGTCCGGCGTAAGCCGCCCGACTATTCCAAAATCAATAAGCCCTATCTTGCCGTCCTGCATAACAAAGATGTTCCCGGGGTGCGGGTCGGCATGAAAGAATCCGTCTTCAAATATCATCTTGAAGTAGGCGGCAACCCCCTTACGGGCCACTTCCAGCCTGTCAATGCCAAGCGCGTCAATCCCCGGCAGATCATCTATCCTCACGCCTTCAAACCTTTCCATTACGATCACTTTTTCGGTTGACAGATGGGAGTAAATTGTGGGGATGCAAATATCAGGGACTTCCGCAAAGTTCCTTTTGAACCTCTGGGCGTTTTTCGCCTCGGCAAAAAAATCCAGCTCCTTTTTAACTGTCTTTGAAAACTCGTTCACTATCCCCTCGGGATCAAAGAGCCTGCTTTCAGGGATATATTTGATCATGAGGCGCGCTATGACATTAAGGATGGTCACGTCATTGTCTATGATTTCACTGATGTCAGGCCTCTGCACCTTGATGATCACTTTCTCGCCGGTCTTGAGGACCGCGTTATGGACCTGCGCGATGGAGGCGGCAGCAATGGGAATATCTTCAAAATCCAGAAATACGTCATTGAGAGAAATATTGAGTTCGGACTCTATGATCTGGATTGCATGTTCCGGGGCAAAAGGCGGGACCTTGTCCTGGAGCTTTTTAAATTCATCCGCGTATTCTGTTGTTATCAGGTCAGGCCTGGAGGAAAGGATCTGCGCCAGTTTTATAAACGAAGGGCCTAATTCGCTGAAGGCCATCCTCAGTCTTTCAGGGATGGTGTGCTTCTCAAGTTTTTCCCAGCGCCTGAGGATCTTTAATTTTAAACTCAGGGGGAAGAACCGCTGGAGATTTACCTGCTCAATAAACTGTCCGAACCCGTGCTTGAGGAAAACATTGACTATATGCCTTATGCGCTTTATATTTTTATACGTCTGCCAGTATCTGAGAAGTTTTGTTATTGGCATTTAATATTTTAAGATGAAAATTAAGTTAACAGCTTTCTTTATGTTGTTGAGAATCAGCAAAATTATAACGCCTTTCTTTTTTTAATTATACCCTCAATTTCAGCCTTTGTCGCTATCATGAATTTATACTTCTCTCTTAATCCGCCCCGTATGTTACAGATGACGGATAACCTTTCAAATCTTCTGTATGCCAACTCAATGGATTTCATGATTTATTGTCTTTCATTTTCATAAATTGCTTTTAATATGTTTGAATAATTACAGATACTCATTTTCCAGATTTACGTTTTCCCTTGGGTCATCTCCAACCCCTGCCGATAAAGGAAAGGCACCCAGTAAACAGCTTTTCCATCCCGGATGATTTTCTTCCTAAACAACCCGATAGAGACAAGATCATCAGATATCCTTTTCCAATCTTTATCTAATATATTTCGCATAGCAGATTCAGTATATTCTGACTTGCCGCCAATAAACTTTTCTATATAATCCCAGAGATGAGGAAACTCTGCTTGTAAATATGTCTGCCGCTTTCTCGTTGAAAGCTCTTTCAACCCATATTGTAAAGCCAACTGGCCAATAACCCATTCGCATTCACCGTCAGTATTTGCCATGAAATCATCCTGCTGTCGTTGTTTTGCACGGCTTAGAAGGTCAATTACATCTCGCGGCGTAACAACACCTCTTCCATCAGCACACCGGTTGAAAGGATAAAAGGAACAGCAACTTGTCCCATTCCAATTATCTGTTGGTAGGCAGGATGCATTGAGATTTCTGTAATGGATGACAAATGAGCAGTCTCAGATTCCCATTCAAGTTTCAATATCTGAAACCGTACAAAAGAATCTTTCAATTCCTCCCCCCGGATTTACAGAAATACTTCAATCAGATATTCACTCTTGCGACGAGCCTTCGAGCTTCTTTACCCTTGCTGAAAGGGCGGTCAGCTTCTTTTCGAGCTTTTCAACTTCCTCTCTCGTCGGTATATTCATCTTCTCAAGGGTTTTGTTGACGAGCTCAGTCAAACTTTTTGATAAGGTCTCCCCGCTCTTCCCTGCCTTGTCTGACCATTCTTTTACAAGTTTTGATCCCTGCGATTCGCTGAGCTCTCCCTTTTTGACCAACTCGTCGATCAACTCTTTCACCTTTTCAGGAACGCCCAATCCTGCCATCAAAGCCTTGTGCAAAACTTCATTAATAGTCATTTGCCCTCCTCCTTTTTATTGGTAGATAGTAGTCAGTAGTAAGTAGAAAGGGGCATCTTCCCCATAGCTACTAACTACTATCTACTAACTACCGTTTTCTTAATTATCTCAACCACCGCTCCAACTGCCTTATCAATTGCCTCTACGTCTTTTGTTCCGCCCTGCGCCATGTCGGCCCTGCCGCCGCCCTTTCCGCCGGTGACTGCTTTTAAAATTTCACCTGCGTTAAAACGCGGGGTCAGGTCCTTCGTGACCGCTGAAACGTAAAAAGCCTGCCCGTCAAGCGCGGAGGCAAGCAGGATTATGCCTGAACCGATCTTGTTCTTTAAACCATCGGCGAGGTCGCGTAAACCTTTCATATCAAACCCGTCGATCCTGTGAGAGAGCACCTTTATATTGTCTATTGAAACTGCTCTTTCAAGAATACCTTCTACTTTGCCCTTGACTGATTTCTGCTTGAATTTATCAAGCTCCTTTTCATTCTGTTTTAAGTCACTGATGATCTTCTCCACTCTTTCCGAGACCTTCTGTTCAGGGACTTTGAGCAGGGCAGCGGCCTTTCTTAATTCTTTTTCTCTGATCTTGTAAAACTCAATTGACTGCAAACCCGTCACAGCCTCTATCCTGCGGATTCCCGCCGCAACGCTTCCCTCGGAGATTATCTTGAAGGGGCCTATCTCTCCCGTAGAGTCACAGTGAGTGCCTCCGCAAAGCTCCGCGGAAAAATCCCCAGCCTTAATGACCCTCACGGTCTCGCCGTATTTTTCGCCGAAGAGCGCGGTGACGCCTTTTGAGATAGCGTCATCGAGGGTTGTAGTTGATTTTTCGACTGTCAGATTTTCGAGTATCTTTTCATTTATGATCTCCTCCACCTCTTCGCGCTCTCTTTCTTCCATCGCGTAAAAATGGGTGAAGTCGAACCTGAGCCTGTCCGGCGCAACGAGCGAGCCGGCCTGTTTGATATGGTCTCCGAGGACTGCCCTGAGTGCGGATTGAAGGAGATGCGTTGCGGTGTGGTTGCGCATGATGGCCCTTCTTCTGTCTGCATCAACTGCCGCTGAGACCGTCATTCCCTTTCTGATAATTCCCTTTCTTACTACCGTATTATGAATAAGTATATCACTGAATTTTTTTGTGTCCAGCACGTCAATCTTCAGTCCGTCTGCTTTTATAATTCCCTTATCACCGACCTGCCCTCCCGATTCCCCGTAGAACGGGGTCTTGTCCAGGATGATCTCAGCCTCTTCACCTTCACGCGCCTCATCCGAAAGCGCGCCGTTTTTTATGATAGCGGTGACAACGCTGTCTGACCTCAATGTCTCGTAACCGAGGAATTGTGTAGGGCCCGACTGTTTTTTGATCTCGCGGTAGACGCCCGTTACTTCTTCTTCTCCGACCCATGAAGCGCGCGCGCGCGTCTTCTGGACCTCCATTTCATCATTAAAAGCCTTCAGGTCTATTCTGAGTTTGTTGTCCTCAGCGATGTCCTGAGCGAGGTCTATGGGGAATCCGAATGTGTCGTATAACTTAAAAAGCTCCGCGCCGGGTATCGTGTCTTTGCCGGATGACTTGAGGTCACCCATCAGCTTGTTCAATATATCCATGCCGGAAGAAAGTGTGTGCGCAAACCTCTCCTCTTCCAGCTTCAGGATCTTTTTGCTCCGCTCGGTGTTCTCAAGGATTTCAGGATAAGGCCCTGACATGGTCTCAAAGACCGTATCCAGTAAATTGCAGAGGAACGGTTCCTGAATGCCAAGCATAAAGCCGTGCCTCGCCGCCCTCCTGATTATCCTCCTCAGCACATATCCCCTGCCTTCGTTTGAGGGGAACAGGCCTTCTGAAATAACAAAGGCCGCTGACCGGATATGGTCCGCGATCACCCGCATTGAAACATTGGTCACAGGGTCGATGCCGTACTTTTTCCCGGAAATTTTTTCAACGGTTTTAATAATAGGCATAAAGAGGTCACTGTCAAAATTATTGTGCTTGCCCTGAAGCACTGCCGATAACCTTTCCAGGCCCATCCCGGTATCAATGCTCGGCCTGGGCAGCGGGGTCAATTTCCCGGATGAATCCCTGTTGTACTGCATGAAGACCAGGTTCCATATCTCAAGATACCTGTCGCAGTCGCATCCGACCGTGCAGGTGGATTTACCGCAGCCCATCTCAGGCCCCTGGTCGATCAATATCTCAGAGCACGGCCCGCACGGCCCGGTGTCCCCCATCTGCCAGAAGTTGTCCTTTTCGCCAAGCCTGTAGATCATCTTTGCCGGAATGCCCACATGGTCCTTCCAGATCTCAGCAGCTTCATCGTCTTTTTCATAGACGGTAATGTAGAGTTTGTCCGCAGGCAGCTTGAACCTCTCAGTCAATAATTCCCACGCCCACGCTGCCGCCTCTTTCTTGAAATAATCACCGAAGGAAAAATTTCCAAGCATCTCAAAGAACGTATGATGCCGCGCGGTCCTTCCGACATTCTCAAGGTCATTGTGCTTGCCGCCTGCGCGGAGACATTTCTGCACAGTCACCGCCCTCTTGTACGGCCTGCTCTCTTCACCAAGGAATACGGACTTGAACTGCACCATTCCCGCGTTGGTAAAAAGCAGTGTCGGATCATCCTTCGGCAAAAGAGGAGAACTCGAAACTATCTCGTGCCCCTTTTCCTTGAAGAAATCCAAAAACAGTTGTCTTATCTTTTTGCTTTCCATAATTATTGATGCCGTTATTTGTAAAGCTTCATAACACTAATCCGTCATGCCCGAAGTTCTTAATCGGGCATCCAGAAAAATCAAGACTGGATTCCGGCTTAAGGACTGCTGGAATGACAGACAAACAGAGTTTATGGATAAAATAAATTCTGTCGTTAAGAAACTTCGTTATATGATACTGTATTATATCAATTAATGTATAGATTTCGAGGCGCTTCTTCCCCTCAGGTTTAAGGGAAATTTTAAAGGTCAGCGAAAACCCATGATACTCATCCACCCCCCGGTTGCAAAACCCTGTGAACCTCCTGCCGGACTGGCAAAGCTTTCAGGCGCGCTAAAGCTGAATAACGTTAAGCATGAAGTTCTTGATGCTAATCTTGAAACCCTACTTTACGTGATCGAACGCTCGCAATCGCAGACTTTTAATTCGCATGACAAATGGACGGCGCGCGCACTGCGCAATCTTGATAAGAATCATGCCTCAATGAAAGATTGGCGGATCTATCATTCCATCGACCGTTACAAACGCGCTGTGATTGATTTGAACCGCGCTATTGAGATGTCCGTTGATAACGGTTTCACTCTCAGTCTTGCGGACCTTCATCATCAGGAACTTTCTCCCCTAAGAAGCAATGACCTCATCAGAGCTGCTGAGCGCCCTGAGCAAAATCCATTTTATCCGTATTTCAAAGAACGACTTCTGGAGCTTGTCCAGAAAAGAAGTTCCACAGTAGTCGGCTTTTCCCTGAATTATCTAAGCCAGGCGCTCTGCACTTTTGCGATGGCTGGTTTTTTAAGAAAAGAATTTCCCGGCATTACCATCATCCTCGGTGGAGGGCTTGTGACCTCATGGAGGAGAAATCCGAATTGGGAAAATCCGTTCAGAGGATTGGTGGACCACCTCGTTGCCGGGCCGGGGGAAAATCAGTTGCTTTCAATTTTGGGTATCAATAATGTTCAGGAAGAAAATTTCACGCCGGATTATGGTTCCCTGCCTTTAAACGATTACCTGTCTCCGGGTTTTATTTTACCGTACAGCGCCTCAAGCGGATGCTACTGGAACAAATGTTCCTTCTGTCCTGAAAGGGCGGAGGACAATCCGTACATTCCTTTGCCGGTTGAAAGAGTGACGAATGAACTCAATGCGCTGATTGCGAAGACAAACCCTGTCATGGTCCACCTGCTGGATAATTCCGTGAGCGAGAAACTTTTAAAAAGACTCGCAGGTAATCCGTTAAATGTTCCATGGTACGGCTTCGCGCGGATCAGTGAACTTTTGACGAACATTGATTTTTGCATGGCTTTAAAAAAATCCGGTTGCGTGATGCTCAAGCTCGGACTCGAATCAGGCGACCAGCGAGTGCTTGACCGGATGCAGAAGGGAATTAATATTGAGACGGCCTCCCTCGCTTTAAAGACGCTGAGACGGGCGGGGATCGCCGCTTACGTCTATCTCCTCTTCGGCACCCCGGCAGAGACATTGGATGAGGCGCGAAAGACACTTGAGTTTGTCGTCGGTCATAAGGACGAGATAAGTTTTCTGAACCTCGCGGTGTTCAATATGCCAGTCTGCGGGCCTGAAGCGGGAAAATTTGAGACCGGCAGTTTTTACGAAGGTGACCTTTCCCTCTACACGGACTTTTCACATCCAAATGGCTGGGACAGAAAGAACGTGAGGCGGTTCCTTGATAACGAGTTCAAAAAGAACAAAGCGGTTTCAGAAATACTGAAAAACGACCCTCCGGTATTTACCTCCAATCACGCCCCTTTTTTCGCGATGAACCATCGTTCATAATTTCTTCAAATGTTTTATTTATTCTTTAGTCAAAGAACATAAATAAAATCTTAAAAGCAAAAAGGAGGACACATGAAAAGAACAGGACTTGTTGCACTATTTGCCGGGATCGTCTCTCTTGGATTCAGCGCAGCCCCTGCCGTAAGCAACGCAGGAGTAAATGTTAACATCGGATTCTATCCTCCGCCATTTGTAATCCCCGCGCCTCCGCCAATGTTCATGCCGCCCGCGCCGCCTGCTGTAGTAGTGATACCGGGAACGGAAGTATATTACTCCCCGAATGTCGAGGAGGACATCTACTTTTACCGCGGCAACTGGTACCGCCCCTATGCCGGACGCTGGTACAGGGCGAGAGGATACAACGGACCGTGGGTGTATTTAGTCCCGGGACGAGTGCCCCGTATGCTTGTATCCATGCCCCCGGACTACTATGCGCCGCCGCGTTATTATTCACCTTACAGACACGATAACAGGCGCAGGGAATGGAGGAGACATTATGATGATGACAGGGACGATTAGTCCACATCATTCATGGTGAACTCTGTTCAATGGTTACTGAAATGAAAGGCTGCGGAAGAATCTTCTATACGACACCTTTAAAAAGCAGAGAGCAAAGAGCGGAGGGCGTAAAGTTAAAAGCATGAATACTATTTGCTCTTCTGGAGCAGGCTTTCATTTCGAATTGTACATATATCGAATCTGCATGTACTGCAAGAGCATATTAAGCACCACAAGCGCAAGCTTGGGTTTTCTGGAAAGCGCGGCCCTCACCTTACTCCACATTGCGGCCTCTTCCGGGCCCATGCGTTTGAGATCAGACATAAGTCTCATGGTGTCTATCTCCACTGAACGCCCCCTGAGTTGAACGAGCATCCCGGATTCTTTTGTCGAATTGGGGACCGCGGCTTTTTCAATGAAGCGCATCAACCTCTCTGTGAACGCGCCCGGCTCATAGAGCCTTGCGCAGAGTTCATTGATCCCGCTGAGCAGTTGCTCACGTTTCATCCCATGAGGAATAATATTTGTGTCCCAGGGCGCCATAGTCGCAATGCCAGCCTCTCCCGGAAGTATCCTGCCGTCAGCAGCCAGCCTTTCATACAGCGGTGTCCCCGCAGGCGCAACAAGAGCGCCAAGACTAAATATAGGAATCGGGACTGATTGGGCAAATTCATATTGCCTGGCAAATATATCCGGATCGTCCGAGTCAAATCCGACAATCATGCCTGCCATGACCCCTATCCCGCTGTTTAAGAAGCGCTCAATCTGTACTGTCAGGTTGTTCCTGAGATTCTGGTTCTTGCCGGATTGCCTGAGGCTGTCCTCGTTCGGTGTTTCAATGCCGATGAAGACATAGATCATACCTGCTTCAGCGCACATGCGCAGTAATTCTTCGTCCGCTGCGGAATCAATCGAAACCTGTGTTACGAAACTCACCGACCCATCCTTCTGCCGCAAATTCCAGTTGCGCAATTCCCTCAGCAGTTCCTTTGCATGTTGCCGGTTGGCAGTGAAGTTATCATCCGCAAAGAAGACCATGCGGTATCCATATTTATAAAGGTCATCAAGCTCGCTTAAGATTTGCTGAATGGGTTTGTGCCTCTGTGTACGGCCGACATACTGAATGGTATCGCAGAACTCGCACTGAAATGGACATCCGCGCGACGTCTGGACTATTCCAAGCAGGGCCCGGTCATTTGGATAGAGGTCCCATCTGGGCATAACAGGGGAAGAGAACTTGGACCTTTGCCCGGTGTATTCTTTCTTCCAGTTGCCGGACCGCAGATCGGCAAACAGCGTGACAGACACTTCCTCTGTTTCACCTTTCACAAGAATGTCGCAATGCGGCCGGACCACTTCAGGAGAAAGAGAAGCAAATGGCCCCCCAATGATGACGATCTTTCCGCGCCTCCTGAATTCCTTCGCGATTGCCGCCATACGCCCCCACTGATTGACCTTTCCTGTTATCCCCACGAAGTCAGCGGATATATCAAAATCCACGGGAGAAATATTTTCGTCAACGAGGGTCACATTAAAATCAGAAGGCGCCATTCCAGCGATCGTGACCACGGCAAGGTCTGCCACAAGCGCAGCGGGGCTGTAACCGCCTGCCATCAGCGCCTCAACACTATAATAAGTGGGAAATGTCGAAGCAGGATTGATCAGATAAAGAGACGGTTTATTTGTCACAGTTAAATTGCTCGACGTGGTATTGTGCCTGGATTTATTTTTTCGTACTTGAAAAAAAGATTACCACAACACTTTGGACATATGCAAACCGGTTTTAATTTTGATACGGACAATAAAGCTACTTTTTCTCAAACAGCTTCTTGTATTCCCCGTAGCCTTCCTTGTCCAAATCTTCTTTGGGGATAAAGCGGAGCGCTGCGGAATTCAGGCAATAGCGAAGTCCGGTCGGTTTCGGCCCGTCGTCAAAGACATGCCCCAGGTGTGAATCGCCGTGGCTGCTCTTCACTTCTGTCCTCCGCATGAAGAAGCCCCTGTCCTCGCGCTCAACAACATTGCGGGGCTCAAGAGGCCTTGTAAAGCTCGGCCAGCCTGTGCCTGAATCGAACTTGTCAGCGGAGCTGAAGAGCGGCTCGCCGCTGACAACATCAACATATATTCCTTCGTGATGATTGTCCCAGTACTCATTATCGAAGGCCCGTTCAGTGCCTCCTTCCTGCGTGACATTATATTGAAGCGGGGTCAGCTTTTTCTTCAGCTCTTCCTTAGGCGGCTTCGTGAATCTCTTTGTTCCTGCGGGCTTGGCACTGTCACCCCATAACTTTTGAATAAATGCCTCCCTGCCCGATCCGGTCTTGTAGAGATTGTAGCTTGTTGAATTTTTTACGTAGTATTTTTGGTGGTAGTCTTCAGCCGGGTAAAATTCTGAGGCGGGAACAATTTCGGTTACAATGGGTTTTGAGAATTTTCCCGATTTTCCCAGCGCTTCTTTTGAGGCAAGCGCGAGACGCCTCTGTTCTTCATTATGGTAAAAGATCGCAGTCCTGTATTGCGTCCCGCTGTCGGCAAACTGCCGGTTGAGTGTAGTCGGGTCTATGCTCTGCCAGAAGATGTCAAGCAGTTCCTCATAGCCTGTCAGGGCCGGATTATACAGGATCTCTACTGCCTCGGCATGTCCGGTCGTGCCTGAGCTGACCTCTTCATAAGTGGGGGCCTTCGTATGTCCTCCGGTGTAACCGACCCTTGTG
This window contains:
- a CDS encoding MBL fold metallo-hydrolase, which produces MIAISLQSGSSGNCIYVETGGVKLLFDAGISGIEASRRLAAFGRDIREVDALIISHDHSDHARYAGVYQRKFGLPVFITPKTLEKANERNGLGRLDNINCFRSGEILHFNGVSIQTIPCPHDGVDGVAFVVASSKKQLGILTDLGHVFKDLVSAMASLDAVFIESNYDPVMLERGPYPAFLKRRIRGFQGHLSNAEAAELLLQSGSRLKWACLAHISENNNTPATALRTHQKIVGERLTLYTASRYKATGIFSL
- a CDS encoding PilZ domain-containing protein is translated as MPETKRKFRRFDMQLGVIFRPTYGATDYATGVTTNISCEGLGLDADDFKFIMYENLELLIGLPGKGDSVSLSGDVLWKNQDGKRCSAGVKFRMKDKAVQEEALAKIFSASNVPEIDMYNCDWEYKIHKEAEKKNKKALLLPNKLGFIKQYNGDGKKCKVTFRLLKEMAKNSQNVALAGEFNNWDASKSPMTRLDNGDFVITLELFCKRRYRFKYLIDGQRWENDWYADRFVRNDEGSKDSVVIV
- a CDS encoding AarF/ABC1/UbiB kinase family protein, which produces MPITKLLRYWQTYKNIKRIRHIVNVFLKHGFGQFIEQVNLQRFFPLSLKLKILRRWEKLEKHTIPERLRMAFSELGPSFIKLAQILSSRPDLITTEYADEFKKLQDKVPPFAPEHAIQIIESELNISLNDVFLDFEDIPIAAASIAQVHNAVLKTGEKVIIKVQRPDISEIIDNDVTILNVIARLMIKYIPESRLFDPEGIVNEFSKTVKKELDFFAEAKNAQRFKRNFAEVPDICIPTIYSHLSTEKVIVMERFEGVRIDDLPGIDALGIDRLEVARKGVAAYFKMIFEDGFFHADPHPGNIFVMQDGKIGLIDFGIVGRLTPDMMENIAGAFLALYNRKFDALIDIYIDMGLVAGDVDLDEFKRALKRDLVDIVEPLYDLTISEVNFPEYLELFTHLVIKHGLRVPSELMLINKTIMILDNIGRQLDPGFNAITYAAPYAAKLIKKRLSPKGIFEKAKDNLSDVSRLLFDTPKQINRLLRKSLRDEVGININPVGMDKLIRDIDRSSNRLAFSIVVAAIIVGSSMLIQSNMDIGGRIFGLPTIGAIGFLVAFLLGIRLLISIIKSGRL
- a CDS encoding phasin family protein, with amino-acid sequence MTINEVLHKALMAGLGVPEKVKELIDELVKKGELSESQGSKLVKEWSDKAGKSGETLSKSLTELVNKTLEKMNIPTREEVEKLEKKLTALSARVKKLEGSSQE
- the alaS gene encoding alanine--tRNA ligase, whose translation is MESKKIRQLFLDFFKEKGHEIVSSSPLLPKDDPTLLFTNAGMVQFKSVFLGEESRPYKRAVTVQKCLRAGGKHNDLENVGRTARHHTFFEMLGNFSFGDYFKKEAAAWAWELLTERFKLPADKLYITVYEKDDEAAEIWKDHVGIPAKMIYRLGEKDNFWQMGDTGPCGPCSEILIDQGPEMGCGKSTCTVGCDCDRYLEIWNLVFMQYNRDSSGKLTPLPRPSIDTGMGLERLSAVLQGKHNNFDSDLFMPIIKTVEKISGKKYGIDPVTNVSMRVIADHIRSAAFVISEGLFPSNEGRGYVLRRIIRRAARHGFMLGIQEPFLCNLLDTVFETMSGPYPEILENTERSKKILKLEEERFAHTLSSGMDILNKLMGDLKSSGKDTIPGAELFKLYDTFGFPIDLAQDIAEDNKLRIDLKAFNDEMEVQKTRARASWVGEEEVTGVYREIKKQSGPTQFLGYETLRSDSVVTAIIKNGALSDEAREGEEAEIILDKTPFYGESGGQVGDKGIIKADGLKIDVLDTKKFSDILIHNTVVRKGIIRKGMTVSAAVDADRRRAIMRNHTATHLLQSALRAVLGDHIKQAGSLVAPDRLRFDFTHFYAMEEREREEVEEIINEKILENLTVEKSTTTLDDAISKGVTALFGEKYGETVRVIKAGDFSAELCGGTHCDSTGEIGPFKIISEGSVAAGIRRIEAVTGLQSIEFYKIREKELRKAAALLKVPEQKVSERVEKIISDLKQNEKELDKFKQKSVKGKVEGILERAVSIDNIKVLSHRIDGFDMKGLRDLADGLKNKIGSGIILLASALDGQAFYVSAVTKDLTPRFNAGEILKAVTGGKGGGRADMAQGGTKDVEAIDKAVGAVVEIIKKTVVSR
- a CDS encoding radical SAM protein — translated: MILIHPPVAKPCEPPAGLAKLSGALKLNNVKHEVLDANLETLLYVIERSQSQTFNSHDKWTARALRNLDKNHASMKDWRIYHSIDRYKRAVIDLNRAIEMSVDNGFTLSLADLHHQELSPLRSNDLIRAAERPEQNPFYPYFKERLLELVQKRSSTVVGFSLNYLSQALCTFAMAGFLRKEFPGITIILGGGLVTSWRRNPNWENPFRGLVDHLVAGPGENQLLSILGINNVQEENFTPDYGSLPLNDYLSPGFILPYSASSGCYWNKCSFCPERAEDNPYIPLPVERVTNELNALIAKTNPVMVHLLDNSVSEKLLKRLAGNPLNVPWYGFARISELLTNIDFCMALKKSGCVMLKLGLESGDQRVLDRMQKGINIETASLALKTLRRAGIAAYVYLLFGTPAETLDEARKTLEFVVGHKDEISFLNLAVFNMPVCGPEAGKFETGSFYEGDLSLYTDFSHPNGWDRKNVRRFLDNEFKKNKAVSEILKNDPPVFTSNHAPFFAMNHRS